One genomic window of Sarcophilus harrisii chromosome X, mSarHar1.11, whole genome shotgun sequence includes the following:
- the SRPK3 gene encoding SRSF protein kinase 3 isoform X3, giving the protein MVLEGLLGSDDEEQEDPTDYCRGGYYPVKIGDLFNGRYHVVRKLGWGHFSTVWLCWDIQRKRFVALKVVKSAVHYTETALDEIKLLKCVRDSDPSDPKRETVVQLIDDFKISGINGVHVCMVLEVLGHQLLKWIIKSNYQGLPLSCVKNIVRQVLQGLDYLHTKCKIIHTDIKPENILLCVGEVYIRRLAAEATLWQQSGAPPVSGNTVSSAPQQIMNGKLSKNKKKKLRRKQKRQKQLLEERLRDLQRLEDLDGEGGLKGLLTPPPQPPDVDSDEAVGATFTNSQLGESGGTTLAEALGSSLACSPQSLTSSSGCHPWGGEGASPASSSPPWGQRTGDRGFSPDSQTSGFSGSLFSPTSGSTLSGFSNRQEKGGLLSLNKTLNASDFLVNPLEPQNADKIKIKIADLGNACWVHKHFTEDIQTRQYRAIEVLIGAEYGTSADIWSTACMAFELATGDYLFEPHSGETYTRDEDHIAHIVELLGDIPPAFALSGRYSREYFTRRGELRHIKNLKHWGLYEVLMEKYEWSLEQATQFTDFLLPMMEYIPERRATAAQCLQHPWLNS; this is encoded by the exons gtGGTTACTACCCGGTGAAGATTGGAGACCTGTTCAATGGACGATACCACGTGGTTCGAAAGCTGGGGTGGGGCCACTTCTCCACCGTCTGGCTCTGCTGGGATATCCA GCGGAAACGGTTTGTGGCTCTGAAGGTGGTGAAGAGTGCTGTCCATTACACCGAGACTGCTCTGGATGAGATCAAACTGCTGAAATGC GTCCGGGATAGCGATCCCAGTGACCCCAAAAGAGAGACTGTGGTGCAGCTCATCGATGACTTCAAAATCTCAGGGATCAATGGCGTCC ATGTGTGCATGGTATTGGAGGTTCTGGGCCACCAGCTCCTCAAATGGATCATCAAATCTAACTACCAGGGCCTGCCCCTCTCCTGCGTGAAGAACATCGTCCGCCAG GTACTTCAGGGCCTGGATTACCTCCACACCAAATGTAAAATCATCCACACTGACATCAAGCCAGAGAACATTCTTCTCTGCGTGGGTGAGGTCTACATCCGAAGACTGGCGGCAGAGGCCACTCTGTGGCAGCAGTCGGGGGCCCCCCCTGTCTCTGGCAACACTG TGAGCTCTGCACCTCAGCAGATCATG AATGGAAAGCTCtcgaagaacaagaagaagaagttAAGACGCAAGCAGAAGAGGCAGAAGCAGCTTCTGGAGGAGCGCCTCCGGGACCTTCAGCGCCTGGAAGACCTGGACGGTGAGGGGGGCCTGAAAGGCCTGCTGACCCCACCCCCCCAGCCTCCTGACGTAGACTCCGACGAAGCTGTAGGGGCCACAT TCACCAACTCACAGCTGGGCGAAAGCGGAGGGACCACCCTTGCCGAGGCTTTGGGGAGCAGCCTGGCCTGCAGTCCCCAGAGTCTGACCTCCTCTTCAGGCTGTCACCCATGGGGCGGTGAAGGGGCCTCCCCGGCCTCTTCCTCACCACCTTGGGGACAACGGACCGGCGATCGAGGCTTCAGCCCGGACTCGCAGACTTCTGGATTTTCaggctccctcttctcccctacTTCGGGCTCCACCCTCTCGGGCTTCTCGAACCGTCAGGAGAAGGGGGGACTTCTGTCCCTCAACA AAACACTCAATGCCTCGGACTTCCTCGTCAACCCTCTGGAACCCCAGAACGCAGACAAGATCAAGATCAAAATCGCCGATCTCGGCAACGCTTGCTGGGTG CACAAACACTTTACTGAGGACATCCAGACCAGACAGTACCGGGCAATAGAGGTGCTCATTGGAGCTGAATATGGCACATCTGCCGATATCTGGAGCACTGCCTGCATG gctTTTGAATTGGCCACAGGAGACTATCTGTTTGAGCCTCACTCTGGAGAGACCTATACTCGAGATGAAG ATCACATTGCTCACATCGTGGAACTCCTGGGAGACATCCCTCCGGCCTTTGCCCTCTCTGGCCGATATTCACGGGAATACTTCACTAGACGTG GTGAGCTCCGTCACATTAAAAATCTCAAGCACTGGGGTCTATATGAAGTCCTCATGGAGAAATATGAGTGGTCACTGGAGCAAGCAACACAGTTCACAGACTTCCTGCTGCCCATGATGGAGTATATCCCTGAAAGGCGGGCCACTGCTGCTCAGTGCCTCCAGCACCCCTGGCTTAACTCCTAA
- the IDH3G gene encoding isocitrate dehydrogenase [NAD] subunit gamma, mitochondrial isoform X1, whose amino-acid sequence MATKVVTAASSTAKAILKLGAISRPWEVLGAREASWRGFSSQTIPPSAKYGGRHTVTMIPGDGIGPELMLHVKSVFRHACVPVDFEEVQVSSNADEEDIRNAIMAIRRNRVALKGNIETNHNLPPSYKSRNNILRTSLDLYANVIHCKSLPGVVTRHKDIDILIVRENTEGEYSSLEHESVSGVVESLKIITKAKSLRIAEYAFRLAQETGRKKVTAVHKANIMKLGDGLFLQCCKEVAAGYPNITFENMIVDNTTMQLVSRPQQFDVMVMPNLYGNIVNNVCAGLVGGPGLVAGANYGHVYAVFETATRNTGKSIANKNIANPTATLLASCMMLDHLKLHSYATSIRKAVLASMDNENMHTPDIGGQGTTSQAIQDIIHHIRVINGRAMDG is encoded by the exons GTTTTAGGTGCCCGGGAGGCCAGCTGGAGGGGCTTCTCCTCA CAAACAATT CCTCCGTCTGCCAAGTATGGAGGCCGACACACCGTTACTATGATTCCTGGCGATGGCATTGGGCCTGAGCTCATGCTGCATGTTAAGTCTGTGTTCAG ACATGCCTGTGTGCCTGTGGATTTTGAAGAGGTACAGGTGAGCTCAAATGCTGATGAGGAAGACATCCGCAATGCCATCATGGCTATCCGACGCAATCGTGTGGCTTTGAAGG GAAACATTGAAACCAACCACAATCTGCCACCATCTTATAAGTCCCGTAACAACATTCTGCG CACCAGCTTAGACCTCTATGCCAATGTCATCCATTGTAAAAGCCTGCCAGGTGTGGTGACTCGCCACAAAGACATAGACATCCTCATTGTTAGGGAGAACACAGAGGGAGAGTACAGCAGCCTGGAACATGAG AGTGTTTCAGGTGTGGTGGAGAGCTTGAAGATCATCACCAAGGCCAAGTCCCTGCGCATTGCTGAGTATGCTTTCCGCCTGGCCCAGGAAACTGGGCGCAAGAAAGTGACTGCCGTGCACAAGGCCAACATCAT GAAACTGGGAGATGGCCTCTTTCTCCAGTGCTGTAAGGAGGTAGCTGCAGGCTATCCTAACATCACTTTTGAGAATATGATTGTGGACAACACTACAATGCAG CTAGTGTCTCGGCCCCAGCAGTTCGATGTCATGGTGATGCCCAATCTTTATGGCAACATTGTCAATAACGTCTGTGCTGGCCTGGTTGGGGGCCCAGGTCTTGTGGCTGGGGCAAATTATGGACATGTATATGCAGTGTTTGAGACG GCGACTCGGAACACAGGGAAAAGCATCGCCAATAAGAACATCGCTAACCCTACAGCCACCCTGTTGGCCAGCTGCATGATGTTGGACCACCTGAA gCTTCATTCGTATGCCACCTCGATCCGCAAGGCTGTCCTGGCATCGATGGACAATGAAAAC ATGCACACCCCAGACATTGGGGGCCAAGGCACCACCTCCCAAGCGATCCAGGACATCATTCATCACATCAGAGTGATCAATGGACGGGCCATGGATGGCTAG
- the IDH3G gene encoding isocitrate dehydrogenase [NAD] subunit gamma, mitochondrial isoform X3 produces the protein MATKVVTAASSTAKAILKLGAISRPWEPPSAKYGGRHTVTMIPGDGIGPELMLHVKSVFRHACVPVDFEEVQVSSNADEEDIRNAIMAIRRNRVALKGNIETNHNLPPSYKSRNNILRTSLDLYANVIHCKSLPGVVTRHKDIDILIVRENTEGEYSSLEHESVSGVVESLKIITKAKSLRIAEYAFRLAQETGRKKVTAVHKANIMKLGDGLFLQCCKEVAAGYPNITFENMIVDNTTMQLVSRPQQFDVMVMPNLYGNIVNNVCAGLVGGPGLVAGANYGHVYAVFETATRNTGKSIANKNIANPTATLLASCMMLDHLKLHSYATSIRKAVLASMDNENMHTPDIGGQGTTSQAIQDIIHHIRVINGRAMDG, from the exons CCTCCGTCTGCCAAGTATGGAGGCCGACACACCGTTACTATGATTCCTGGCGATGGCATTGGGCCTGAGCTCATGCTGCATGTTAAGTCTGTGTTCAG ACATGCCTGTGTGCCTGTGGATTTTGAAGAGGTACAGGTGAGCTCAAATGCTGATGAGGAAGACATCCGCAATGCCATCATGGCTATCCGACGCAATCGTGTGGCTTTGAAGG GAAACATTGAAACCAACCACAATCTGCCACCATCTTATAAGTCCCGTAACAACATTCTGCG CACCAGCTTAGACCTCTATGCCAATGTCATCCATTGTAAAAGCCTGCCAGGTGTGGTGACTCGCCACAAAGACATAGACATCCTCATTGTTAGGGAGAACACAGAGGGAGAGTACAGCAGCCTGGAACATGAG AGTGTTTCAGGTGTGGTGGAGAGCTTGAAGATCATCACCAAGGCCAAGTCCCTGCGCATTGCTGAGTATGCTTTCCGCCTGGCCCAGGAAACTGGGCGCAAGAAAGTGACTGCCGTGCACAAGGCCAACATCAT GAAACTGGGAGATGGCCTCTTTCTCCAGTGCTGTAAGGAGGTAGCTGCAGGCTATCCTAACATCACTTTTGAGAATATGATTGTGGACAACACTACAATGCAG CTAGTGTCTCGGCCCCAGCAGTTCGATGTCATGGTGATGCCCAATCTTTATGGCAACATTGTCAATAACGTCTGTGCTGGCCTGGTTGGGGGCCCAGGTCTTGTGGCTGGGGCAAATTATGGACATGTATATGCAGTGTTTGAGACG GCGACTCGGAACACAGGGAAAAGCATCGCCAATAAGAACATCGCTAACCCTACAGCCACCCTGTTGGCCAGCTGCATGATGTTGGACCACCTGAA gCTTCATTCGTATGCCACCTCGATCCGCAAGGCTGTCCTGGCATCGATGGACAATGAAAAC ATGCACACCCCAGACATTGGGGGCCAAGGCACCACCTCCCAAGCGATCCAGGACATCATTCATCACATCAGAGTGATCAATGGACGGGCCATGGATGGCTAG
- the IDH3G gene encoding isocitrate dehydrogenase [NAD] subunit gamma, mitochondrial isoform X2: MATKVVTAASSTAKAILKLGAISRPWEQTIPPSAKYGGRHTVTMIPGDGIGPELMLHVKSVFRHACVPVDFEEVQVSSNADEEDIRNAIMAIRRNRVALKGNIETNHNLPPSYKSRNNILRTSLDLYANVIHCKSLPGVVTRHKDIDILIVRENTEGEYSSLEHESVSGVVESLKIITKAKSLRIAEYAFRLAQETGRKKVTAVHKANIMKLGDGLFLQCCKEVAAGYPNITFENMIVDNTTMQLVSRPQQFDVMVMPNLYGNIVNNVCAGLVGGPGLVAGANYGHVYAVFETATRNTGKSIANKNIANPTATLLASCMMLDHLKLHSYATSIRKAVLASMDNENMHTPDIGGQGTTSQAIQDIIHHIRVINGRAMDG, encoded by the exons CAAACAATT CCTCCGTCTGCCAAGTATGGAGGCCGACACACCGTTACTATGATTCCTGGCGATGGCATTGGGCCTGAGCTCATGCTGCATGTTAAGTCTGTGTTCAG ACATGCCTGTGTGCCTGTGGATTTTGAAGAGGTACAGGTGAGCTCAAATGCTGATGAGGAAGACATCCGCAATGCCATCATGGCTATCCGACGCAATCGTGTGGCTTTGAAGG GAAACATTGAAACCAACCACAATCTGCCACCATCTTATAAGTCCCGTAACAACATTCTGCG CACCAGCTTAGACCTCTATGCCAATGTCATCCATTGTAAAAGCCTGCCAGGTGTGGTGACTCGCCACAAAGACATAGACATCCTCATTGTTAGGGAGAACACAGAGGGAGAGTACAGCAGCCTGGAACATGAG AGTGTTTCAGGTGTGGTGGAGAGCTTGAAGATCATCACCAAGGCCAAGTCCCTGCGCATTGCTGAGTATGCTTTCCGCCTGGCCCAGGAAACTGGGCGCAAGAAAGTGACTGCCGTGCACAAGGCCAACATCAT GAAACTGGGAGATGGCCTCTTTCTCCAGTGCTGTAAGGAGGTAGCTGCAGGCTATCCTAACATCACTTTTGAGAATATGATTGTGGACAACACTACAATGCAG CTAGTGTCTCGGCCCCAGCAGTTCGATGTCATGGTGATGCCCAATCTTTATGGCAACATTGTCAATAACGTCTGTGCTGGCCTGGTTGGGGGCCCAGGTCTTGTGGCTGGGGCAAATTATGGACATGTATATGCAGTGTTTGAGACG GCGACTCGGAACACAGGGAAAAGCATCGCCAATAAGAACATCGCTAACCCTACAGCCACCCTGTTGGCCAGCTGCATGATGTTGGACCACCTGAA gCTTCATTCGTATGCCACCTCGATCCGCAAGGCTGTCCTGGCATCGATGGACAATGAAAAC ATGCACACCCCAGACATTGGGGGCCAAGGCACCACCTCCCAAGCGATCCAGGACATCATTCATCACATCAGAGTGATCAATGGACGGGCCATGGATGGCTAG
- the SRPK3 gene encoding SRSF protein kinase 3 isoform X2: MSSSSSSSDSSHLACGHESTDLEVRAGRVLPPMVLEGLLGSDDEEQEDPTDYCRGGYYPVKIGDLFNGRYHVVRKLGWGHFSTVWLCWDIQRKRFVALKVVKSAVHYTETALDEIKLLKCVRDSDPSDPKRETVVQLIDDFKISGINGVHVCMVLEVLGHQLLKWIIKSNYQGLPLSCVKNIVRQVLQGLDYLHTKCKIIHTDIKPENILLCVGEVYIRRLAAEATLWQQSGAPPVSGNTVSSAPQQIMNGKLSKNKKKKLRRKQKRQKQLLEERLRDLQRLEDLDGEGGLKGLLTPPPQPPDVDSDEAVGATFTNSQLGESGGTTLAEALGSSLACSPQSLTSSSGCHPWGGEGASPASSSPPWGQRTGDRGFSPDSQTSGFSGSLFSPTSGSTLSGFSNRQEKGGLLSLNKTLNASDFLVNPLEPQNADKIKIKIADLGNACWVHKHFTEDIQTRQYRAIEVLIGAEYGTSADIWSTACMAFELATGDYLFEPHSGETYTRDEDHIAHIVELLGDIPPAFALSGRYSREYFTRRGELRHIKNLKHWGLYEVLMEKYEWSLEQATQFTDFLLPMMEYIPERRATAAQCLQHPWLNS, from the exons gtGGTTACTACCCGGTGAAGATTGGAGACCTGTTCAATGGACGATACCACGTGGTTCGAAAGCTGGGGTGGGGCCACTTCTCCACCGTCTGGCTCTGCTGGGATATCCA GCGGAAACGGTTTGTGGCTCTGAAGGTGGTGAAGAGTGCTGTCCATTACACCGAGACTGCTCTGGATGAGATCAAACTGCTGAAATGC GTCCGGGATAGCGATCCCAGTGACCCCAAAAGAGAGACTGTGGTGCAGCTCATCGATGACTTCAAAATCTCAGGGATCAATGGCGTCC ATGTGTGCATGGTATTGGAGGTTCTGGGCCACCAGCTCCTCAAATGGATCATCAAATCTAACTACCAGGGCCTGCCCCTCTCCTGCGTGAAGAACATCGTCCGCCAG GTACTTCAGGGCCTGGATTACCTCCACACCAAATGTAAAATCATCCACACTGACATCAAGCCAGAGAACATTCTTCTCTGCGTGGGTGAGGTCTACATCCGAAGACTGGCGGCAGAGGCCACTCTGTGGCAGCAGTCGGGGGCCCCCCCTGTCTCTGGCAACACTG TGAGCTCTGCACCTCAGCAGATCATG AATGGAAAGCTCtcgaagaacaagaagaagaagttAAGACGCAAGCAGAAGAGGCAGAAGCAGCTTCTGGAGGAGCGCCTCCGGGACCTTCAGCGCCTGGAAGACCTGGACGGTGAGGGGGGCCTGAAAGGCCTGCTGACCCCACCCCCCCAGCCTCCTGACGTAGACTCCGACGAAGCTGTAGGGGCCACAT TCACCAACTCACAGCTGGGCGAAAGCGGAGGGACCACCCTTGCCGAGGCTTTGGGGAGCAGCCTGGCCTGCAGTCCCCAGAGTCTGACCTCCTCTTCAGGCTGTCACCCATGGGGCGGTGAAGGGGCCTCCCCGGCCTCTTCCTCACCACCTTGGGGACAACGGACCGGCGATCGAGGCTTCAGCCCGGACTCGCAGACTTCTGGATTTTCaggctccctcttctcccctacTTCGGGCTCCACCCTCTCGGGCTTCTCGAACCGTCAGGAGAAGGGGGGACTTCTGTCCCTCAACA AAACACTCAATGCCTCGGACTTCCTCGTCAACCCTCTGGAACCCCAGAACGCAGACAAGATCAAGATCAAAATCGCCGATCTCGGCAACGCTTGCTGGGTG CACAAACACTTTACTGAGGACATCCAGACCAGACAGTACCGGGCAATAGAGGTGCTCATTGGAGCTGAATATGGCACATCTGCCGATATCTGGAGCACTGCCTGCATG gctTTTGAATTGGCCACAGGAGACTATCTGTTTGAGCCTCACTCTGGAGAGACCTATACTCGAGATGAAG ATCACATTGCTCACATCGTGGAACTCCTGGGAGACATCCCTCCGGCCTTTGCCCTCTCTGGCCGATATTCACGGGAATACTTCACTAGACGTG GTGAGCTCCGTCACATTAAAAATCTCAAGCACTGGGGTCTATATGAAGTCCTCATGGAGAAATATGAGTGGTCACTGGAGCAAGCAACACAGTTCACAGACTTCCTGCTGCCCATGATGGAGTATATCCCTGAAAGGCGGGCCACTGCTGCTCAGTGCCTCCAGCACCCCTGGCTTAACTCCTAA